The genomic window CAGCTCGGACCCGTCGGCCAGCGTGTAGGTCCTTCCAAACTCCAGGACTCTCGCCTCGTCGTCGGAAAGGACGACTCGACCGCCTCGATCAAGCCTAATCGGGTAGTCGTATAAGTCCGCCTGATGGGACCCAAACAACTCGACGACAGCGTCGGGGTCGACGATCAATCTCGCGACTCCCTCTTCCTCCGTGCCGTGTGGCTTCGGTGTCGAACTCGTCGGCGGATGCTTCGCCCCGATAGGCGCATACTCGATGCGATACCACACTCCGAACTCGTGAAGATAGGTGACCGCCTCGTGCGAGTCCGAGCGGTGAACGTCGATCTGATACCGACCATCGCCCCGAGGACCCGCCATCACGGCGGCGCCGTCCGTAAGTAGAGCGTGCGAAGGCAATCGGCCAAGTGAAACGCGACCCGCTTTGGTTTCAACTTCGACGCGGCCGTCGGCGTGCAGGTGTAGTTGAGGCTCAACAGCCGAGGTGACCGGCCAGCGCGCGTGAAGTCGCCTGCTATACGCCACAAGCTCGATGGGTAAACGAGTGTCGGAAGCAACTTGTGGTGGCGCGCTCATCGCTCAAGCTCCAGCGACCGCTCTTTCTCCTGCTCTTCGTTTGCGACCTCCTTCTCGCGGTCGAGCCCGAACACTTTCCGTCGCGTCCGCGACATCACTCGCGTGAGGTGACACTGCTTCAAGGATTCTTTTCCCTCGAAGACGTGCTTGAGCTTCTTGTCGTACTCCTCTTGCTGCTGGTCGTCCCGTTCAAGCTCGGCTTTGCTGCGGAGCGACAGCAGCGTGAGTTCGGCGCCCGCCTCACCTTCGCTGGTGAACAGCTCAGTCTTCTCGGATGCTCGCGAGAACTGCACGTAGGACAGCTCACGGTCCTGAGCGGGTCCTCCGGCCAGTACGTAGATGTTCTCAAACGTGCTGCCCTGCGCGGCGTGGGTCGTGACGGCGTACCCCAAGGCGATTTCCGCCTTGCGAATCGCTTTGAAAAGCGGGGGTCGTCCCTCCTCGGGACGCGTCATCACCTCCAACGGCACGTCGAGCGTCCGGCCGTCGTCCATCGCCACGCGGATGCACTTGGCGAACGGATTGATGGAGAGAACCGTGCCGAACTGGCCGCGGTTGATTTGCTCGCGACGCGACACTTGTTTCTTGAGCCAAGTGTTCTTCGCGAAGTCCTCCACGACCTCGCCAACCGTTTCGGCGTCTCTATAGAAGTGGAGCGACTCGCGGAAGTGGACGCGGTCACCGGCGTACAACTTCTGCCCCTCGTGATTCGTGACGGCCGCCCCCAAGGTCCGTTGAACGGCGCCCAATCGCTCGGCCTGGAGCATCTCGTTGAGCGACCTGCGTTGCTCGTGCGTGCCGACGAGCACTTGGTTCTCCGCCGGGTCCCTCACCCCCTGTTCTTTCCACCGCGAGACGAGTTCTTCCATCGCTTCCCGTTCGGTCGCGCGGACGTGGACGCGTCCCCGCTCGGCGAGACTCCGCAGGGCGAGGTCCGCCTTGCCGCTCGCCAGGTTCACCGCGACCTCCACGTCCTCGGCTTGCTTCTGCCGCCAGACCTCGGTCAAGCGTTCTCCCGGTACAGCCCGGCTTGTGACGGTGAAGGCCCCGCCGTGGCCAATCGCCTGACATTGCTTCTCGTCGCCAACAAGACAGACGAGCGTCCCCTTCGCGCGCGCCAGGGACGCCAATCGGTAGAGCGAAGGGGTCTCGACCATCGCGGCTTCGTCGATGACGAGCACCGTGTTGGCGTCTAGCTGGGGAGTCTTCTTCTGGTCGGCTGAGTCGCGATGCGGCTCGCTCGCAGCCTTCGCGTTGTCGTGGAGCCATTTCGCGACGGTGAACGACTCGATCCCCGAGCTGTTCTCCAGCTCAAGCACAGCTCGCCCGGCGAGGGCGGCGCCGACGACCCGGCATCCCTCCTTCTCCCACGCGGTCTTCGCCGTGCGGAGCACGGTCGTCTTGCCGGTCCCCGCGTCCCCCGTCAGCACACGGACGCCACCCGCCACTTCGCCGCGCCGGGTCAGACCCTGGGTCAGGTAAGAGACCGCAAACCGCTGCTCCTCGGAGAGCGTGTGCTCCGTGGTCGACTCCTCGTTCTCGCGGAACACCGTGCGGAGCGTCGAGTTCTCTAGGCGATGGTGCGGGTCGCTGGCGCTCTGCTGGACGAGCGACGAGTACTCCCACTCCCCCTTGAGCACGCCTTGGGTCGACAGCACCCGCGATAGCTTTTCCTCGCCCAAGCTCACCAGCTCCCCCGACACGATTTCTTCTTGGACGAGCGTCTCGATCTCTTTCGCGGAAACCCCTTGCGTCTGGAGCAGATTGGCGAGTTCGCGGTGCAGCTCGCGGACGGGGAACGAGCCCATCTCGCCCGCAAGCTCCTCGGCCGCCTCACGCAGAGCCAGGGCAGAGTCCTCCCGCGTGTAGGACGTTGCTAGCATCTTGCCCGTGACCTCTTTGAGGGTCTCGGTGGTGACGCCGAACGCTTTCAGCTCTTCCTTCCACTCCTCGAAGAGTTTGGGGCGGCTGACTTCTGCTTTCTCCGTCCGAGTCGATAGGGTCGCAATCTCGGCGGCTTCAGCCGTCTCGAATCCGACCTGCCGCAACTGCTCCTCGATCTTCTCGCGCCGTTTGGAGTAATGTTCGCAGGCCTCCTTCGCGATGCCTTCGATGACAAACGAGAACCCGTTGTCGTCCATCGAGAGCTGAACGCCGAGCCGCCGGGCGAGTTGGGCCGCCAGCTCGGCTCGGTAGATGGCCCCGGCCGCCATCTTGTGGTCGAACAGCGGGCTCTCTACGTCGAGGATGCGTCCTTCGTCATCCTTGACCACGCGGCCGTAGAGTGTGCCGGTCGTGCCATCGCTTCGGACGCAAGCGTTGGCGATGACGCAGTGCGTGTGCAGGTGCGGGTCGCCCGCTCGCGAAGTGGCGTGCTCAAAAGTCGCAACGACCAGCTTCGCGTGCTCAACCTCCGAGCCTTGTTTGCCTCGCCGGGTATACGCGGCGTTCCGCTCTAGGTACTCGATGCCCGCCCGAACCGCTTCGGCCTGGCACTTCTGGATTTCTTGCTGGACTTCCTGCGGGGCGGCCGCCCACAACACCGACACCGACTTGGGGGCCGAGAAGGTGAAGTCGAGCCCCGACTGCCGAGTCGGCTTGCCCGCGTTCTGGACCAGCTTGGTCTCGTGGTCGAGCGGGGAGAACCCGCGAAGCAACGACTTCAGCGCGTCGCGGTGGACCTTCTTGCAGTCCAGGGCGAAATGCACAGCCCCTGACCCCAACCAGCGGCCGGGCGGCTCGCCCCCCTTGGTGTAGTACTCGTCTCGGGCGAGGTCCGTGAAGTACTTCCCGTCTCCAGTTACGACGCTCGCAGAGAGCATGGCGGCTACTCCATCGACTTGGTCTTCGCGGCGATCCGGTCGATGACCGCCTTCGTCTCGGCCGAATCGAGCGGCTTGGTGGCGTGCAGGTTCCCGGCGAGGAAGGCCGCCAGCCGCTCCATCTCTTTTCTGGTCTCCTGGTGCTCGAAGCGGACGCTCTCGATGACCGATTCGTCCGCGAGGGCCTTCGCGATGAGCTTCCTGACCGCGTCGCTACGGGTCTCAATGCCGTGCAGCTCCATGTAGGCGCGGAGCTTCCGATAGGTTTCCAGCGGCAGCTTGCCTTGGACGTTCTCCATCGGTTCCATCTGAAAAACGCTCTCCATTAGATACGTGGCAAAGCCCATCATGGCAACAGGTTACCGCGTTGCCAGCGTGTCGGCGTATACGCATTGTATCCGCGTATTCGACCTTGGGAAGCAGGGCCTCTTAGGCAATCACTGGCCCCCCGGCATACCGGCAGGTGCAACGGGTGTGCAGCGGAGAGAGGCTCGACGATGGAGGCATTTATGCCTTCTTCGGTGAGACACTCGGAGCACTTCTTGCGGTCGAGCGATGAGCGAGACTTTGACGCGTGCAGCGGAAAACCTCGGCGGCCCTGGACGCCGAGGCGCCCAAGCTGGTCGGAACAGCTCGGCCCTAGCCGGGCCCGACCAGCTTGTCATTTTTTTCGTAGTGGCCCTCCCAAGAGGGCCACGAAGCCACTCGCAGGCCCTAGCCTAATAGCGAGTGACGTTTTGGTGAGCGGTAGGAAGCTTGCTGAGTACCGCCCTAGAAAGGACAGACAGGACCGCCGCTCAAAGAGCGGACAGGCCTGACAGCAATCCAGTTATCCACATGCCGAGGCCTGGGAGGGACCGCAAGATTCCGGCAGGGTCGAGGCTTGTATGAAAGAGGATGAGCCCGACGCCGGATGGCGTAGGGCGCGGCGGCCGAACAAGCAGTGTTTGAAGGCTGGCATGGGGGGCCAGTGAGAGAAGGGTTCACTAGCAGGAAGTGAGCCAAACGGCCCCGAGCTGGTCGAGGCCGTCTGGCTGAGGCATGGAGGCTACGAAGCTCCGTTCTCGCCGTTCGACTCGCCGTTCTGCGAGTGCATCCACGTGTGGGCGAGGTCCGCGACCTTGGCGACCAACAGCAGGTCTTCGCGGCCGAAGCTCGTGGACTCTCGCCAGCCCTTGTCCTTCGGACCCTCCCGCTGCTCTTCATCAACGCGGTAGAGCCGGGTCAGCGTCGCGTTGAAGCGTTCGCCGTTTTCGGTCTCGTTCCGCCAGATGGTCGCCTTGATGCGGCCGAGTCGGACTTCGTGGATGGGCTGGTTCTTGGTTTGCTCAGTCATCTTTGTTTCTCCTTAGAAAGTGGGCGACCCATTCGCCCTTCGTAATCGATGAGGGCAATGGCGTCGCCCACGAGGAGAAACTTGAGAACGAAACGAACAGAGCGGCTCCCCCGCGGAAAATAGCAGCGGGGGTGACAAGGGCCGGGAGCGCAGCGAGGCCCTTGGCGACGCCGTTGCTCCGCGGGCTAGGGAGCCTCTTTAGCAAGAACGTTCGAAGAAGATGGCCTGCAAACCAAGAATCGGCGTCCGCAAGAGTCCATCGAGCCGCCTAGGCGAACCCTGGGAACGAGCGGGCCAACGTCACGCGGGGCGAGCCGGTGGGACGCCGTTTGATTTGCAGGGGGAGAAAGGGCATGGTTGGGGGTTCGCGACGAGGCCGACGTGCCTGGTCGCTCATGTCGTGCTCACCAAACGTGACGCACTCACTGACGGCGGAAGAGACCGCGGTAAAGGAGCGGGTGACTCCCCTCCCTAAGCGTGTTGGCCTAACCAGCCGAGGTCGTTCTCGACCGCTCTTCGCCGGTAGAGCCGGATGCCTCGAAAGGGGCTTGTCCGTGCTCGATGGGTGCTCCGCTGACTAATCCTTGTGCCTTTGTATCGCACAAGAGTAATCCAGTGGTTCGACCCAATTCGCCCGACCGTCCGCCAGGACGGTCCAGACACGGGCGACGCAGAAAGACCTGGCGTTGAGATTGTCGCTCAACGCAAGGCCGTCTTGCTGGAAGTGGTGACCCGGTCTAACGGACCGGCTAATCCACCCGAGGGGGATGACGGGGCCCTTGGCCTCCTTCAACCTCGGCCGAGCCGTGGACCCGGCGTTCGGCGACGAACGCCGCCGCTCGTAGGTTGCGAGCGGGCATCCGGGAGAAAAGCCCGGAGCGGAAAGAGCTCAAGCGGAGAAAGGGGGGCAACCCCTTCTCGGTCAGTATCTCGAAAGACGCAGCCAGTAGGTTCGGGGCAGCCGACAGGCGACCCCGGACGGCGAACAGCCCTCGACGGGACGGTAAGCGGCAGTTTGTGTGTTTTGGCCGCTGAAATGTTGGCTCCCATTTTGGAGTCAACGAAAGT from Pirellulales bacterium includes these protein-coding regions:
- a CDS encoding relaxase domain-containing protein produces the protein MLSASVVTGDGKYFTDLARDEYYTKGGEPPGRWLGSGAVHFALDCKKVHRDALKSLLRGFSPLDHETKLVQNAGKPTRQSGLDFTFSAPKSVSVLWAAAPQEVQQEIQKCQAEAVRAGIEYLERNAAYTRRGKQGSEVEHAKLVVATFEHATSRAGDPHLHTHCVIANACVRSDGTTGTLYGRVVKDDEGRILDVESPLFDHKMAAGAIYRAELAAQLARRLGVQLSMDDNGFSFVIEGIAKEACEHYSKRREKIEEQLRQVGFETAEAAEIATLSTRTEKAEVSRPKLFEEWKEELKAFGVTTETLKEVTGKMLATSYTREDSALALREAAEELAGEMGSFPVRELHRELANLLQTQGVSAKEIETLVQEEIVSGELVSLGEEKLSRVLSTQGVLKGEWEYSSLVQQSASDPHHRLENSTLRTVFRENEESTTEHTLSEEQRFAVSYLTQGLTRRGEVAGGVRVLTGDAGTGKTTVLRTAKTAWEKEGCRVVGAALAGRAVLELENSSGIESFTVAKWLHDNAKAASEPHRDSADQKKTPQLDANTVLVIDEAAMVETPSLYRLASLARAKGTLVCLVGDEKQCQAIGHGGAFTVTSRAVPGERLTEVWRQKQAEDVEVAVNLASGKADLALRSLAERGRVHVRATEREAMEELVSRWKEQGVRDPAENQVLVGTHEQRRSLNEMLQAERLGAVQRTLGAAVTNHEGQKLYAGDRVHFRESLHFYRDAETVGEVVEDFAKNTWLKKQVSRREQINRGQFGTVLSINPFAKCIRVAMDDGRTLDVPLEVMTRPEEGRPPLFKAIRKAEIALGYAVTTHAAQGSTFENIYVLAGGPAQDRELSYVQFSRASEKTELFTSEGEAGAELTLLSLRSKAELERDDQQQEEYDKKLKHVFEGKESLKQCHLTRVMSRTRRKVFGLDREKEVANEEQEKERSLELER